The genomic segment CGAAGGCCATATTCTGGTGTTTGAAACCAGCGGCGTACCAGTGTTCGACCGGACTGGAACCCTCCGGGGGTACCGCGGCATTGATCGTGACATCACAACGAGGGCAAGCGTGGAAGAGGCCCTGAGAGAAAACGAAGAACGGTTGAGGCTTGCACTCATGGCGTCGAGTCAGGGTCTCTATGATCTTGACCTGAGGACCGGCGAGGCGATTGTGAGTCCGGAATACGCCCGCATGTTGGGCTATGAGCCCGACGAGTTCCATGAAACGAATGCGCGGTGGCGTGAACGACTTCATCCGGATGACCACGGGGAAGTAACGCGAATATATGAAGACTATGTGGCAGGCAGGCGAAATGAGTACCGTGTGGAGTTCCGGCAGAAGACAAAGTCCGGCAATTGGAAATGGATTCTCTCGCTCGGCAGGATTGTGGAATGGGACAAGGAGGGTCGCCCCGTACGCATGCTCGGCACACACACGGAAGTAACTGAACGCAAGCGCGCCGAAGAAGAACTTGCAGCAAAGGAACAACGGTATCGAACGCTGTTCAATCTTTCTCCCGCCGGTATCATGCTGCTCGATGCCTCTGGGACTATTCTCGAGGTGAACGATACCTTCAACAAAACGCATCTCTACTCGCGTGCCGAGATGGTTGGCAGGAAGATTCATATGTTGGTGCCGGTGGAAGAATATGCGAGGGTTGATGCCCATCTGAAAAGAATACTCTCCGGGGAAACGCTCGACCACGAAGTCGTAAACCTCAGAAAGGATGGTTCGCCCTGTATTGTCGAGTTGCGCGAAACAGCAATCTCGCTGCCCAACGGGCAACGGGGCATTCTCTCCGTCGTGAACGACATCTCCGAGCGCAAACGAACCGAAGATGCGTTGCGGGAAAGCGAACAGAAGTTCCGGTCGGTTGTTCAGAATGCCCAGGCAATCATCTTCGTTCTTGACAAGAACGGCGTGTTCCAACTTTCCGAAGGACACGCGCTTGCGAATCTCGGATTGCAGCCCGGACAAGTAGTAGGTCTCTCCGCCTTGGAATTGTACAAGAACTACCCCGAGGTGGTAGAGGGCATTCAACGTTCCCTCAGCGGCGAAGCCACAAGGGCAACGGCCAATGTCGAGGGGCATATTTTTGACACGCTGTACTCTCCATACTTTGATCGTAACGGCAAACTGCTGGGTGTTGTAGGCGTGTCCACGGATATCACCGAGCGGATTCGGTCGGAGCAGATGTTGCGCGAGAGCGAAGAACGCTATCGTCGTTTCTTCGAGGAGGATTTGACGGGCATCTTCATCACAAATCCCGACGGAACATTCGCCGACTGCAATCCCGCATTCCTCCGGATTTTCGGATTTGCTTCCCGGGAAGAGGCAATGCGTACAAACGCCACACGATTATACGAAAGCGTCGAGCAACGAAATACCATGCTTGATTTGCTACGCAAGAAGAGGCAGTTGCAGAACTTCGAGTTGACACTCCGCCGGATGGATGGAAGAAAGGTCCATATACTCGAGAATATCGTCGGAACGTTCGACGAACAGGGCAACCTGACCCAGTTGATGGGCTACGTGTCGGACAAGACCGTGCAGAAGCAGTTGGAAGAACATCTTCTTCAATCTCAAAAAATGGAAAGCCTCGGTACTCTCGCCAGCGGCATTGCTCACGATTTCAACAACATCCTCGGTATTATTCTCGGGCACGCTACATTGTTGGGCGAGTCGGGTGCCATCCCTCAAAAGGCGCGGCACCATACGGAGATCATCCAGGGTGCCACTGAGCGCGGGGTCGGAGTTGTGAAGCAATTGCTGACCTTCGCGCGCAAAACGGATGTATTACTCGAATCCGTCCGGCTCAACGAAATCATCATCGAGATGACGACCCTTTTGCGTGAGACATTTCCCAGAACAATAGTAATTGAGACGTCGCTCGAGGATGATATCCCATCGATCGTTGCGGACACGAACCAAATGCATCAGGTGTTGCTGAATCTGTTTGTAAACGCCCGCGATGCAATGCCGACAGGCGGACGTTTAACTGTTTCAACGCATGTTGCGCCTCCTGACGAAATCCGCGAACGGTGGCCGGATGCAACAGAGGCAGAGTATGTTGTACTCTCGGTAGTTGATACGGGTGTTGGAATGGATGAGGCCACACGCGCCCGTATCTTCGAACCGTTCTTCACCACAAAAGAGCATGGCAAAGGAACAGGCCTGGGTCTTGCAACAGTGTACGGCATTGTCCAGACTCACAAAGGATTCATCGACGTCCAAAGCACGCCCGGCCAGGGAACGACATTCATGATATGCTTCCCGGTTCAACCCCGCCGGTTCGACGAAAGCCATGGCTCGCTTCTTTCCGCCGCCAAGATGGCACGCGGCACCGAGACAATCCTCTTCGTGGAAGATGAACCGATGCTGCAAGAAATGGTAACCGAGTTGCTCACGTCAAAGGGCTACACTGTCCTGAGTGCTTCCGACGGGATGCGGGCCTCGGAGATTTATTCGGAACGCAAGGCAGACATTGCTTTGATCATTTCCGATCTTGGCTTGCCGCGCATGGGCGGCGACGAACTCTTCAAAACAATCAGGGCGCTCGATCCGTCGGCGAAGTTCATTCTCGCCAGCGGATTCATTGATCCGATTATCAAAGCCATGCTGACCGATCAGGGACTTCAGCACATCATCAATAAACCGTATCATCCAACCCATATGCTCACGAAGATTCGAGAGGTGTTGGATGGCAACCCTTCCACAACGTAAATTCGCTTGTGTCGTCTGAACTCCAACGCCTGCAAAAACAAGTAATTTCATGCCGGGCCTGTCCCCGACTTGTCCGGTGGCGCGAGAGAGTCGGCAAAGAAAAAGTCAGGCGCTTTTCAGAGGAAGAGTACTGGGCAAAACCCATCCCAAGTTTCGGCGACCCGAAGGGGCGCCTGTTGCTCGTCGGCCTCGCCCCGGCAGCGCACGGCGGCAACCGGACCGGGCGCATGTTCACCGGCGACAACAGCGGCAACTGGTTGTACAGAGCCCTCTACAAAGCAGGATTCGCAAATCAACCGACATCTCTCCATCGTGATGACGGATTGAAACTTGGCGACTGCTACATCACAGCAGCACTGCGTTGCGCACCGCCTCTGAACAAGCCGACTCCGAAGGAAATCAGCAATTGCCGCCCGTTTCTTCTCAAAGAAATTGCGTTGCTGAAAAACGTCCGGGTTGTTGTCGGGCTTGGCAAGATCGGTTTTGAAGCCGCATTGAATGCCTTTCGTGATGCCGGCAAGATTGAGTTCAAGAAGAAGCCGAAGTTTGCGCATTGCGCTGTGCACGAGTTTGAGGGATTGACCTTCATCGCCTCATTTCATCCGAGCCAGCAGAATACATTCACGGGAAGATTAACGGAGAAGATGTTGGATGATGTGTTTGTTTCGGCAAGAAGGATTTTAAGGTTGATTAAGGCGGAAGGATTGTAACTCCCGCCTATCTTTTCTATCTTTATTGCATTGAATTTGTTGGCATTGTTGATTTCTTGCAGGTACCATCATGAGTAAACTTGCTTTGGTCTTATCCGGCGGCGGAGCGCGGGGCGCGTTCCAGGCCGGGGCGCTTGTGGAATTGCTGGAGTATTTTGAGCGAACGGGGAGACGCATCAACATTCTTTCGGGCACCTCGGTCGGCGCGCTGAACGGCATGAGTATCGCGCAGGCTCCCGACCTGAAAGCGGCACGGGTAGAAATCGAGACCCAATGGAAGAAGCTGACGAACGACGACATCTACAAGGTTCGCGGCTGGGAGATTTTCAAGCTGATTGCGAAGTTT from the Bacteroidota bacterium genome contains:
- a CDS encoding PAS domain S-box protein, translating into MSIASQIHDRAFHLLFRNMPIPSWVFDRKSLRILDVNGAALMLYGYSRDEFLAMKADDVCPDLAGRVQHRSKNGDLIDVEVTSHATELAGCSVEVVLAKDITAQKRTEETLRQSSELQELLMRMATNFVNIPIERTDEAINEALATIGKFVQADRAYLFRYDFETETMSNTHEWCAEGISREIHNSQNIPHNLVMPDAVQAHWRGEVYVLPAVSDLPAGHSFRAILEPQHIQSLILFPMLYDKELLGFVGFDAVREPRQYAEKETALLKVLAEILANAEVRRRSDKSLRRSEDTFRALVETTSDFIWEVDARCVYTYASPQIEKILGYTPSEVIGKTPFDFMAPDEARILRPQVERVMSEKVPFTNLRNLNVHREGHILVFETSGVPVFDRTGTLRGYRGIDRDITTRASVEEALRENEERLRLALMASSQGLYDLDLRTGEAIVSPEYARMLGYEPDEFHETNARWRERLHPDDHGEVTRIYEDYVAGRRNEYRVEFRQKTKSGNWKWILSLGRIVEWDKEGRPVRMLGTHTEVTERKRAEEELAAKEQRYRTLFNLSPAGIMLLDASGTILEVNDTFNKTHLYSRAEMVGRKIHMLVPVEEYARVDAHLKRILSGETLDHEVVNLRKDGSPCIVELRETAISLPNGQRGILSVVNDISERKRTEDALRESEQKFRSVVQNAQAIIFVLDKNGVFQLSEGHALANLGLQPGQVVGLSALELYKNYPEVVEGIQRSLSGEATRATANVEGHIFDTLYSPYFDRNGKLLGVVGVSTDITERIRSEQMLRESEERYRRFFEEDLTGIFITNPDGTFADCNPAFLRIFGFASREEAMRTNATRLYESVEQRNTMLDLLRKKRQLQNFELTLRRMDGRKVHILENIVGTFDEQGNLTQLMGYVSDKTVQKQLEEHLLQSQKMESLGTLASGIAHDFNNILGIILGHATLLGESGAIPQKARHHTEIIQGATERGVGVVKQLLTFARKTDVLLESVRLNEIIIEMTTLLRETFPRTIVIETSLEDDIPSIVADTNQMHQVLLNLFVNARDAMPTGGRLTVSTHVAPPDEIRERWPDATEAEYVVLSVVDTGVGMDEATRARIFEPFFTTKEHGKGTGLGLATVYGIVQTHKGFIDVQSTPGQGTTFMICFPVQPRRFDESHGSLLSAAKMARGTETILFVEDEPMLQEMVTELLTSKGYTVLSASDGMRASEIYSERKADIALIISDLGLPRMGGDELFKTIRALDPSAKFILASGFIDPIIKAMLTDQGLQHIINKPYHPTHMLTKIREVLDGNPSTT
- a CDS encoding uracil-DNA glycosylase — its product is MQKQVISCRACPRLVRWRERVGKEKVRRFSEEEYWAKPIPSFGDPKGRLLLVGLAPAAHGGNRTGRMFTGDNSGNWLYRALYKAGFANQPTSLHRDDGLKLGDCYITAALRCAPPLNKPTPKEISNCRPFLLKEIALLKNVRVVVGLGKIGFEAALNAFRDAGKIEFKKKPKFAHCAVHEFEGLTFIASFHPSQQNTFTGRLTEKMLDDVFVSARRILRLIKAEGL